A DNA window from Paraburkholderia hospita contains the following coding sequences:
- a CDS encoding extracellular catalytic domain type 2 short-chain-length polyhydroxyalkanoate depolymerase, with translation MRVILYIRAIALSMLSAHAYGYPAPYPPLPALNIDISETSVSGLSSGGFMAVQLAVAYSSIIKGVGVVAAGPYYCSQNDLLIATSRCSCTIQPSSACQVSRTSTNVPKLVSLTRASSASHIIDDVSNITRQRIVTLSGASDVTVPAPVVTQLQQFYAALDVPAQSISKIELADAGHTMPTMNYGVACATSESPFIGRCHVDGAKDILGWIYGPDPLVPPGTARRQGRFIRFDQTRYLPADRPSSFTWTTGMDTTGWVYVPGACDAGASCRLHVALHGCEQGQDYLPLGSRPAGLFYGTTFVRHAGYTQWADNNRIVVLFPQAVSIPGLNPNGCWDWWGYTDSHFADQQGVQMRSIRNMIGQLTSGVRR, from the coding sequence GTGAGAGTCATCCTTTACATCCGTGCCATCGCGTTGTCGATGCTGTCAGCACATGCTTACGGCTATCCGGCCCCCTACCCGCCATTACCGGCGCTCAACATTGACATCTCGGAAACGTCCGTCTCCGGACTCTCGTCAGGCGGGTTCATGGCGGTGCAACTGGCGGTGGCATATTCGTCGATCATCAAGGGCGTCGGGGTTGTCGCGGCCGGGCCATACTACTGTTCCCAAAATGACCTGCTGATCGCCACGTCCCGATGCTCCTGCACCATCCAGCCGTCCAGCGCCTGCCAGGTCTCGCGAACCAGCACCAATGTGCCGAAGCTCGTCTCGTTGACCAGGGCGTCTTCGGCAAGCCACATCATTGACGATGTCTCGAATATCACGCGGCAACGCATCGTCACGCTCTCAGGCGCGAGCGATGTGACCGTCCCGGCACCAGTCGTCACCCAGTTACAGCAGTTCTATGCCGCACTGGACGTGCCGGCGCAAAGCATCTCGAAGATCGAACTCGCCGATGCTGGCCACACGATGCCCACCATGAACTATGGCGTTGCGTGCGCAACGAGCGAATCACCCTTCATCGGCAGGTGCCATGTTGATGGCGCGAAGGACATCCTCGGGTGGATCTACGGTCCTGACCCGCTCGTACCACCCGGTACGGCGAGGCGGCAGGGACGCTTCATCCGCTTTGACCAGACCCGCTATCTTCCAGCGGACCGTCCTTCGAGTTTCACCTGGACGACGGGCATGGACACTACCGGCTGGGTCTATGTACCGGGCGCATGTGATGCCGGTGCATCTTGCCGGTTGCACGTCGCGCTGCACGGCTGCGAGCAGGGGCAGGACTACCTGCCGCTCGGCTCGCGGCCTGCCGGCCTGTTCTATGGGACGACATTCGTCCGGCACGCAGGCTACACGCAGTGGGCGGACAACAACCGGATTGTCGTGCTGTTTCCGCAGGCTGTTTCCATTCCCGGACTCAACCCGAACGGCTGCTGGGACTGGTGGGGCTATACGGACAGCCACTTCGCCGACCAGCAGGGCGTCCAGATGCGCTCGATACGTAACATGATCGGACAGCTGACATCTGGCGTCAGGCGTTGA
- a CDS encoding tannase/feruloyl esterase family alpha/beta hydrolase produces the protein MKTSAIALCVSATLAACGGSSSNTSTLPRLSAATPATLAGSCATLAARLAFANTTFTSVQDVPASTLTVAGKPIAEHCVIEGQMNQRVSSVDGKTYAIGFEMRLPVAWNGRFFYQANGGLDGNVLTATGEIGGGGPLNDALNMGFAVISSDAGHSSSQNPLFGLDPQARIDYGYNAVATLTPMAKQVIKTAYGRAPDRSYFGGCSNGGRHAMVAAARSSAEYDGIIAGDPGFHLPKAAIGEMWGAQQFAKVATATTTNGLPDIKTGFTAAERQLVASRIVAKCDALDGVADGMVHDIKACQANFSLANDVPTCSSNVRDGTCLTAAQKDAIGNVFSGARNSAGAALYASFPYDAGINGVNWTLWKQSNSIALDPAAAAFTFTTPPQSASLLSQLSSYALNFSMDTDAPTIFATSGIYTESSWSFMTPPDETNLSALKQRGAKLMVYHGTSDPVFSSNDTTDWYQRLTVANAGDASNFARLYTVAGMNHCSGGPTADQFDMLTPMIAWVEQGQAPDSVIATARDASNAIPNSEVPADWGTGRTRPLCPYPKVARYKGGDVNSAASFSCS, from the coding sequence ATGAAGACTTCTGCAATTGCATTGTGCGTGTCGGCCACGCTTGCCGCCTGCGGCGGCTCGTCGAGCAATACGTCGACGTTGCCCCGCCTGAGCGCGGCGACGCCCGCGACGCTCGCCGGAAGCTGCGCGACGCTCGCGGCCAGGCTCGCGTTCGCGAATACGACATTTACGTCCGTGCAGGACGTGCCTGCGAGTACGCTCACGGTAGCGGGCAAGCCGATCGCCGAGCATTGCGTGATCGAAGGGCAGATGAACCAGCGCGTGAGTTCCGTCGATGGCAAGACGTATGCGATCGGCTTCGAGATGCGTCTGCCCGTTGCGTGGAATGGCCGCTTCTTCTACCAGGCCAACGGCGGGCTCGACGGCAACGTGCTGACGGCAACGGGCGAAATCGGCGGAGGCGGCCCGCTCAACGATGCCCTCAACATGGGCTTCGCCGTCATCAGTTCGGACGCGGGGCATTCGTCGTCGCAGAACCCGCTGTTCGGTCTCGATCCGCAAGCGCGCATCGATTATGGCTATAACGCGGTCGCAACGCTCACTCCGATGGCGAAGCAGGTGATCAAGACCGCGTACGGCAGGGCGCCCGACCGCAGCTATTTCGGCGGCTGCTCGAACGGCGGGCGTCATGCGATGGTCGCAGCGGCGAGGTCGTCGGCGGAGTACGACGGCATCATTGCCGGCGACCCGGGCTTTCATTTACCGAAGGCGGCGATCGGCGAAATGTGGGGAGCGCAGCAGTTCGCGAAAGTCGCGACGGCAACGACGACGAACGGCCTGCCCGACATCAAGACGGGTTTTACGGCGGCCGAGCGACAACTGGTGGCGTCGCGGATCGTCGCGAAGTGCGATGCGCTCGACGGCGTCGCGGACGGCATGGTGCACGACATCAAGGCGTGTCAGGCGAACTTCAGCCTCGCCAACGACGTGCCGACCTGCTCCAGCAACGTGCGCGACGGCACGTGTCTGACCGCCGCGCAGAAGGACGCGATCGGCAACGTGTTCTCCGGCGCGCGCAACAGCGCGGGTGCCGCACTCTACGCGAGCTTTCCATACGACGCCGGTATCAACGGCGTGAACTGGACCTTGTGGAAGCAGAGCAATTCGATCGCGCTCGATCCCGCGGCGGCCGCCTTCACATTCACGACGCCGCCGCAGAGCGCATCGTTGCTCAGCCAGTTGTCGTCGTACGCGCTGAACTTCAGCATGGACACTGACGCGCCGACAATCTTCGCTACCAGTGGCATCTACACGGAATCGTCGTGGTCGTTCATGACGCCGCCCGACGAGACCAATCTGAGCGCACTGAAACAGCGCGGCGCGAAGCTGATGGTGTATCACGGCACAAGCGACCCGGTGTTTTCGTCGAACGATACGACCGACTGGTATCAGCGGCTCACGGTTGCGAACGCCGGCGATGCGAGCAACTTCGCGCGGCTCTATACGGTGGCGGGCATGAACCATTGTTCGGGCGGTCCAACGGCCGACCAGTTCGACATGCTGACACCGATGATCGCTTGGGTCGAGCAGGGCCAGGCACCCGACAGCGTGATCGCGACGGCGCGCGATGCAAGCAACGCGATACCGAACAGCGAGGTGCCCGCTGATTGGGGCACCGGGCGCACCCGGCCGCTGTGTCCGTATCCGAAGGTCGCGCGCTATAAGGGAGGTGATGTGAACTCGGCGGCAAGCTTCTCATGTAGTTGA
- a CDS encoding porin, translating to MQTTPARFLICGAICTLSTTAFAQSSVTLYGIIDTGIEYVSHANAAGDHVFRMPAVTGELPSRWGLRGVEDLGGGYSAIFTLESGFNVRDGSSGQGGRLFGRQAFVGLKSTYGTVAFGRQYTTTYLALQGADIIGPDIYGMGSLDAYVPNARADNSVTYMGTYKGVTLGAGYSFGRDSAGTGNSPGQGTCAGSVPGHATECRDWSVMLKYDAPNFGVAASYEEQRGGANAAANFFDGVATTPLTNAADKDARTHVSAYAQYAGVKVGAGWLGRRVVTDSPAVPNVRSNLFFVGASYYVTPAFLVDGEVFRIVNSDHDTRATMGTLRTTYLLSKRSSVYAQAAYLANSAKARYSVSGGGGGTTPAAGMGQTGVMVGIKHMF from the coding sequence ATGCAAACAACACCGGCCCGCTTTCTGATATGCGGCGCAATCTGCACATTGAGCACGACCGCTTTCGCGCAATCGAGCGTCACGCTCTACGGCATCATCGACACGGGCATCGAATACGTATCGCATGCGAATGCCGCGGGCGATCATGTGTTTCGCATGCCGGCTGTGACGGGCGAATTGCCGTCGCGCTGGGGGCTGCGCGGCGTCGAAGATCTGGGCGGCGGCTACAGCGCGATCTTCACGCTCGAAAGCGGCTTCAATGTGCGTGACGGCAGTTCGGGGCAGGGCGGACGGCTGTTCGGCCGCCAGGCCTTCGTCGGCCTGAAGAGCACGTATGGCACCGTCGCGTTCGGGCGGCAATACACGACGACCTATCTGGCGCTGCAGGGCGCCGACATCATCGGGCCGGACATCTATGGCATGGGGTCACTCGATGCGTACGTGCCCAACGCGCGCGCCGACAATTCCGTCACCTACATGGGCACCTACAAGGGCGTCACGCTGGGTGCGGGGTATTCGTTCGGACGCGATTCGGCGGGCACGGGCAACTCGCCGGGCCAGGGAACGTGCGCGGGGTCGGTGCCGGGACACGCAACGGAATGCCGCGACTGGTCGGTGATGCTCAAGTACGACGCGCCGAACTTTGGCGTGGCGGCGTCGTATGAAGAGCAGCGCGGCGGCGCCAACGCGGCGGCCAATTTTTTCGACGGCGTTGCGACCACGCCGCTCACCAATGCCGCCGACAAGGATGCGCGCACGCATGTCAGCGCGTATGCGCAGTATGCCGGCGTAAAGGTCGGCGCGGGCTGGCTCGGGCGCCGCGTCGTCACCGACTCTCCCGCCGTGCCGAACGTGCGCTCGAATCTGTTCTTCGTCGGCGCTTCGTATTACGTGACGCCGGCGTTTCTCGTCGATGGCGAGGTGTTCCGCATCGTCAACAGCGACCACGATACGCGCGCGACCATGGGCACGCTGCGCACGACGTATCTGCTGAGCAAACGTTCGTCCGTCTACGCGCAGGCCGCGTATCTCGCGAATAGCGCGAAGGCGCGCTACTCGGTGAGCGGCGGCGGTGGCGGCACGACGCCGGCGGCGGGCATGGGGCAGACGGGCGTGATGGTCGGCATCAAGCACATGTTCTAG
- the mhpT gene encoding 3-(3-hydroxy-phenyl)propionate transporter MhpT, with protein MTMQPIAGAGAVMTLSLCFAIALLEGLDLQSVGVAAPRMAREFGLTVAQMGLAFSAGTFGLLPGAMFGGRLADRIGRKRVLILSVCVFGLLSIATAFVSSFSMLVLVRVLTGIGLGGALPNLIALSSEAVSPKARNTAVSVMYCGIPFGGVIASIIGIVSIGDTGWRHIFYVGGAGPLLLVPLLVALLPESNAFRKASHGTNLMPAPVGEVLFGASRGLSTLQIWISYFCTLIVLYFLLNWLPSLMAARGLARAEVGYVQIFFNIGGGLGALCIGMLMDRLRGGVVVSGMYVGIIASLAALSVAPGFAALAVSAFFAGMFVIGGQSVLYALSAVFYPTAMRGTGVGAAVAVGRAGSVVGPLAAGQLLAMGRSSSMVIGASIPVTLIAAVAALLLIRRPRATD; from the coding sequence ATGACGATGCAGCCCATCGCGGGCGCGGGTGCCGTCATGACATTGAGCCTTTGTTTCGCTATCGCCCTGTTGGAGGGGCTCGACCTGCAATCGGTCGGCGTCGCCGCGCCACGCATGGCGCGCGAATTCGGCCTCACAGTCGCGCAGATGGGGCTCGCGTTCAGCGCGGGCACATTCGGCCTGTTGCCCGGCGCGATGTTCGGCGGCCGTCTTGCGGACCGCATCGGACGCAAGCGCGTACTGATTCTTAGCGTGTGCGTGTTCGGCTTGCTGTCGATCGCGACGGCGTTCGTCAGCAGCTTCAGCATGCTCGTGCTCGTACGCGTGTTGACGGGCATCGGTCTTGGCGGCGCGCTGCCGAACCTGATCGCGCTGTCGTCGGAAGCTGTCTCGCCGAAGGCGCGCAACACGGCCGTGAGCGTGATGTATTGCGGTATCCCATTTGGCGGCGTGATCGCATCGATCATCGGCATCGTCAGCATCGGCGATACGGGCTGGCGTCACATCTTCTATGTAGGCGGCGCGGGGCCGCTGTTGCTGGTGCCGCTGCTGGTTGCCTTGCTGCCCGAGTCCAATGCGTTTCGCAAGGCGTCGCACGGCACGAACCTGATGCCTGCACCCGTCGGCGAAGTCCTGTTCGGCGCGAGCCGCGGCCTCTCGACGCTGCAAATCTGGATCAGCTACTTCTGCACGCTGATCGTCCTGTACTTCCTGCTCAACTGGCTGCCGTCGCTGATGGCCGCGCGCGGTCTCGCGCGGGCCGAAGTCGGCTACGTGCAGATCTTCTTCAACATCGGTGGCGGCCTCGGCGCGCTGTGCATCGGCATGCTGATGGACCGGCTGCGCGGAGGCGTCGTCGTGTCCGGCATGTACGTCGGGATCATTGCGTCGCTGGCGGCATTGTCGGTTGCGCCGGGCTTCGCGGCGCTTGCTGTATCCGCATTCTTCGCCGGGATGTTCGTTATCGGCGGGCAATCGGTGCTGTATGCGCTCTCCGCCGTGTTCTATCCGACGGCGATGCGCGGCACGGGCGTCGGCGCAGCGGTGGCGGTGGGGCGTGCCGGCTCGGTGGTGGGGCCGCTCGCAGCGGGCCAGCTGCTGGCGATGGGCCGCAGTTCGTCGATGGTGATCGGCGCAAGCATTCCGGTCACGTTGATCGCCGCCGTCGCGGCGCTGCTTCTGATCCGCCGCCCGCGCGCGACCGATTGA
- a CDS encoding p-hydroxycinnamoyl CoA hydratase/lyase yields MASYEGRWKTVDVKVEEGIAWVMFNRPEKRNAMSPTLNSEMVQVLETLELDADARVLVLTGAGDAWTAGMDLKEYFREVDAGPEILQEKIRRDACQWQWKLLRMYSKPTIAMVNGWCFGGGFSPLVACDLAIAADEAVFGLSEINWGIPPGNLVSKAMADTVGHRQALYYIMTGDTFTGTEAAAMGLVNRSVPREQLRAETVALAAKLLEKNPVVLRVAKHGFKRCRELTWEQNEDYLYAKLDQAQLRDPENGRAEGLKQFLDQKSIKPGLQAYKRAE; encoded by the coding sequence ATGGCAAGTTATGAGGGTCGCTGGAAGACGGTCGACGTGAAGGTCGAGGAAGGCATTGCATGGGTGATGTTCAATCGCCCGGAGAAACGCAATGCAATGAGTCCCACGCTCAACAGCGAAATGGTGCAGGTACTCGAGACGCTCGAACTCGACGCCGACGCCAGGGTGCTGGTCCTGACGGGCGCGGGCGATGCATGGACGGCCGGCATGGACCTGAAGGAATACTTCCGCGAAGTCGATGCAGGCCCGGAAATACTGCAGGAAAAGATTCGCCGCGATGCGTGCCAGTGGCAATGGAAGCTGCTGCGCATGTATTCGAAGCCGACCATCGCGATGGTCAACGGATGGTGCTTCGGCGGCGGTTTCTCGCCGCTGGTCGCATGCGACCTCGCGATCGCCGCCGACGAGGCCGTATTCGGCCTGTCGGAGATCAACTGGGGCATTCCGCCGGGCAACCTCGTCAGCAAGGCCATGGCGGATACGGTCGGGCATCGGCAGGCGCTCTACTACATCATGACGGGCGACACCTTCACGGGAACGGAGGCCGCCGCCATGGGCCTCGTGAACAGGAGCGTGCCGCGCGAGCAGTTGCGCGCCGAGACGGTCGCGCTGGCTGCGAAGCTGCTCGAAAAGAATCCCGTCGTGCTGCGTGTCGCGAAGCATGGTTTCAAGCGCTGCCGCGAGCTGACGTGGGAACAGAACGAAGACTATCTGTACGCGAAGCTCGACCAGGCCCAGTTGCGCGACCCCGAGAACGGACGTGCAGAAGGACTGAAACAGTTCCTCGACCAGAAGTCGATCAAGCCCGGCCTTCAGGCCTACAAGCGCGCGGAATGA
- a CDS encoding aldehyde dehydrogenase produces the protein MNEVSMLVGGKDCAAVSGATFARLNPVTGAVASRAPAATLADADAAVDAAAAAFPAWSALPPTERRTRLLKAADIMDARVGAFIETGIAETGAMANWYGFNVRLAANMLREAAAMTTQIDGSIVPTDTPDNLALAVRQPCGVVLGIAPWNAPVILGTRAVAMPLACGNTVVLKASEFCPAVHRMICSVLQEAGLGDGVVNVVTNAPEDAPAIVERLIAHPAVRRVNFTGSTHVGRIIAMHAARHLKPALLELGGKAPVLVLDDADLDAAVEAIAFGAFFNQGQICMSTERVIAHRSIAESLVDKLAEKARKLVAAAPAAQGAVLGAMVSAQAAQRATALVKDARDLGATIRAGGPTDGAIMQPTIVDGVTPEMKLYAEESFAPVVTVLRVDSDDEAVRVANDSEFGLSAAVFSRDIARAMQVARRIESGICHINGPTVHDEAQMPFGGVKSSGYGRFGSKASIAEFTDLRWITIQTGPCYYPI, from the coding sequence GTGAACGAAGTGAGCATGTTGGTCGGCGGCAAGGACTGCGCCGCCGTTAGCGGCGCGACTTTCGCGCGCCTGAATCCCGTCACGGGCGCCGTGGCTTCGCGCGCGCCCGCTGCCACGCTGGCAGACGCCGACGCGGCCGTCGATGCCGCCGCAGCCGCGTTCCCCGCATGGTCGGCGCTGCCGCCCACGGAGCGCCGCACGCGTCTGCTCAAGGCCGCCGACATCATGGACGCGCGGGTCGGCGCATTCATCGAAACGGGTATCGCGGAAACGGGCGCGATGGCCAACTGGTACGGCTTCAACGTGCGTCTCGCGGCGAACATGCTGCGCGAAGCCGCAGCCATGACGACGCAGATCGACGGCAGCATCGTTCCCACCGACACGCCCGACAACCTGGCGCTCGCCGTGCGTCAGCCGTGCGGCGTGGTGCTCGGCATCGCGCCGTGGAATGCGCCCGTGATCCTCGGCACGCGCGCCGTCGCGATGCCGCTCGCGTGCGGCAATACGGTGGTGCTGAAGGCATCGGAGTTCTGCCCCGCCGTGCATCGGATGATCTGCAGCGTGTTGCAGGAAGCAGGACTCGGCGACGGCGTCGTCAACGTCGTGACGAATGCACCCGAAGATGCGCCCGCCATCGTCGAGCGGCTGATCGCGCACCCCGCCGTGCGCCGCGTGAACTTCACGGGCTCGACGCATGTTGGCCGCATCATTGCGATGCATGCGGCAAGGCATCTGAAGCCCGCCCTGCTCGAACTCGGCGGCAAGGCGCCCGTGCTCGTGCTCGACGATGCGGATCTCGACGCGGCTGTCGAAGCCATTGCGTTCGGCGCGTTCTTTAACCAGGGGCAAATCTGCATGTCGACGGAGCGTGTGATCGCACATCGCAGCATCGCGGAGTCGCTCGTCGACAAACTCGCAGAGAAAGCACGCAAACTGGTGGCCGCAGCGCCGGCCGCGCAGGGTGCCGTGCTCGGCGCGATGGTCAGCGCACAGGCTGCGCAGCGCGCGACGGCGCTTGTGAAGGACGCCCGCGATCTTGGCGCGACGATACGCGCGGGCGGCCCAACGGATGGCGCGATCATGCAGCCGACCATCGTCGATGGCGTGACGCCCGAGATGAAGCTGTACGCGGAAGAATCGTTCGCGCCCGTCGTGACGGTGCTGCGCGTCGATAGCGACGACGAAGCGGTGCGCGTCGCCAACGACAGCGAGTTCGGCTTGTCGGCTGCCGTGTTCAGTCGCGACATTGCGCGCGCGATGCAGGTCGCCCGACGCATCGAGTCCGGCATATGTCATATCAACGGGCCGACCGTGCACGATGAAGCGCAGATGCCGTTCGGCGGCGTGAAGAGCAGCGGATACGGGCGCTTCGGCAGCAAGGCGTCGATTGCCGAATTCACCGATCTGCGGTGGATCACGATACAAACGGGTCCATGTTATTACCCGATCTGA